A single genomic interval of Bradyrhizobium sp. sBnM-33 harbors:
- a CDS encoding sensor histidine kinase — translation MGDVIRRSDSATAGLRWSAGRLRELGPARYALIGGVFTATYLGLEWLTRVHELEGLGITLWNPVKALSLGLLLLKGVAYAPLLFLAALLVDLFIYGAAKSVASTVATSAVVALGYAALAAGLTRGLGFAVGRSDLRNVIALLVTVPAGTFVIACLYCGFLVWFDDLPARQYWEAVQHLWVGDTVGIIILLPVAMAASGSVQRLGETRPAVLLIDSGAFLAGVLIALWLIFSFEGAHEYHFFYLLFLPVSWIAMRTGFVGAAAGVCVVHLLLLALISWGGYPASTFMGYQLLVLALVFNGLLLGAVVDERRRSDELLREQHAEVVRMTRHATAGAMGVSLAHQISQPLSNVAMYLHVGRQLLADKPAELAPIAASLEKATGQLRHAKDILERLRDFVSRGTLRPAPTDLGALTRKVVALAEDDARAHGVSVRFEAASVPPVTIDALQLEQTLINVINNAIDAAAEASRSPGSVTVRVAAIDKRARIEIEDNGPGVSEVVANHLFEPFVTTKPGGMGLGLALSRELIGAHGGTIDWERIRPDGGARFTIELPLSPEASHGA, via the coding sequence TTGGGCGACGTCATCCGCAGATCAGATAGTGCGACTGCGGGCTTGCGCTGGAGTGCAGGCCGGCTGCGCGAGTTGGGGCCGGCGCGGTACGCTCTGATCGGCGGCGTTTTCACGGCCACCTATCTCGGGCTCGAATGGCTCACGCGCGTCCATGAACTCGAAGGCCTCGGCATCACGCTGTGGAATCCGGTGAAGGCGCTGAGCCTCGGCCTGTTGCTGCTCAAAGGCGTCGCTTATGCGCCGCTGCTGTTCTTGGCGGCGTTGCTGGTCGATCTCTTCATCTACGGGGCAGCCAAGAGCGTCGCTTCTACTGTTGCCACGAGCGCGGTTGTTGCGCTCGGTTATGCGGCGCTCGCCGCAGGTCTCACGCGAGGCCTCGGCTTTGCGGTTGGACGGTCCGACCTGCGCAATGTGATTGCGCTGCTGGTGACGGTGCCGGCAGGGACATTCGTCATAGCCTGCCTCTATTGCGGCTTTCTCGTGTGGTTCGACGATCTGCCGGCGAGGCAGTACTGGGAAGCGGTGCAGCATCTTTGGGTCGGAGACACCGTCGGCATCATCATCCTCCTCCCCGTTGCCATGGCCGCGTCCGGGTCAGTTCAACGTCTGGGTGAGACAAGACCCGCGGTACTGCTGATAGACTCAGGGGCCTTTCTGGCGGGGGTCCTGATCGCGTTGTGGCTGATCTTCTCCTTCGAGGGAGCCCACGAATACCATTTCTTCTATCTGCTGTTCCTCCCGGTGAGCTGGATCGCGATGCGCACCGGGTTCGTGGGAGCGGCAGCTGGCGTGTGTGTCGTCCATCTGCTGCTGTTGGCTCTCATCAGTTGGGGTGGCTATCCCGCGAGCACTTTCATGGGCTACCAGCTCCTGGTGCTGGCGCTCGTGTTCAACGGGTTGTTGCTCGGCGCCGTCGTCGACGAGCGCCGCAGATCGGATGAGCTCCTGCGCGAGCAGCATGCCGAGGTGGTGCGCATGACAAGGCATGCGACGGCCGGTGCGATGGGCGTTTCATTGGCGCACCAAATCAGCCAGCCCCTGTCGAACGTCGCCATGTACCTTCACGTCGGCCGGCAGCTTTTGGCTGACAAGCCTGCCGAACTGGCGCCGATTGCGGCATCTCTTGAAAAGGCAACAGGGCAGCTGCGGCACGCGAAAGACATCCTCGAGCGTCTGAGGGATTTCGTTTCGCGCGGCACGCTGAGGCCAGCTCCCACCGACCTCGGCGCCCTGACGCGGAAGGTGGTGGCATTAGCCGAGGATGACGCAAGGGCGCACGGGGTATCGGTGCGGTTCGAGGCTGCGTCCGTGCCGCCGGTCACGATCGATGCCCTTCAGCTTGAGCAGACCCTGATCAACGTGATCAACAATGCCATCGACGCCGCCGCGGAAGCGAGCCGGTCGCCTGGCAGCGTTACCGTTCGCGTGGCAGCGATAGACAAGCGGGCGCGGATCGAGATCGAGGACAACGGGCCAGGCGTCTCTGAAGTTGTGGCCAACCACCTGTTCGAGCCGTTCGTCACGACGAAGCCGGGCGGCATGGGGCTCGGGCTGGCGCTGTCGCGCGAGCTGATCGGAGCGCATGGAGGGACGATCGATTGGGAGC